Proteins from a single region of Crocosphaera sp. UHCC 0190:
- a CDS encoding polysaccharide biosynthesis/export family protein, with protein sequence MAKQKLLFSNLLKTGTGSGCIVLCLIPLMLLFSGLARATDILPNSPINLQQQRAEEPLGSTKQEMFSSLPLSPGDLVKITIPGKGGEDFTGQYEVNLEGNLEIPYLDPLPVLGMQREEVARKLQAILLEKKFFRPDLLRVSVQVLEYSAIQVTVTGEVFQPGRFLINERNTSSTTASVFTNAPGDNPLNRFLTIALQAAGGVKPTADLNKIEIVRNGKSLGIVDIQGILTGESVADVPLVAGDHIIVPNAGKFQQALVRPSQITPQQIPLYISNLTDPTEGRLNVQGSQQNSVNFTYGTRFSQVVIAAQCIGGSAVSNAARTAVLVRSEPAIGSEKTLAIAVEDLLQPSLNDQKNPFLMPYDGIACYDSDAVNFSNFWKLVGDVVAPFSPFLIFFNGR encoded by the coding sequence ATGGCAAAACAGAAACTATTATTTAGCAATCTCTTAAAAACAGGTACAGGTAGTGGCTGTATAGTGCTTTGTTTAATACCTCTAATGTTACTGTTTTCTGGATTAGCCAGAGCAACTGATATCCTGCCAAATTCTCCAATAAACCTCCAGCAACAGAGAGCAGAAGAGCCACTCGGATCTACTAAGCAGGAAATGTTTTCAAGCTTGCCCCTGTCTCCAGGGGATCTCGTAAAAATTACCATCCCAGGGAAAGGGGGAGAAGATTTTACCGGGCAATATGAGGTTAACCTGGAAGGCAATTTAGAGATTCCCTATTTAGATCCACTTCCTGTGCTTGGAATGCAGCGTGAAGAAGTTGCCAGAAAGCTACAAGCAATTTTGCTAGAAAAGAAATTTTTTCGCCCTGATTTATTGCGTGTCAGCGTGCAAGTTTTGGAATATTCAGCCATCCAAGTAACCGTAACAGGTGAAGTCTTCCAACCAGGACGGTTTTTGATTAACGAGAGAAATACGTCATCAACGACAGCTTCAGTTTTCACCAATGCTCCTGGGGATAATCCTCTCAATCGTTTTTTGACTATAGCCCTACAAGCAGCCGGAGGAGTCAAACCCACTGCCGATCTAAATAAGATTGAGATTGTCAGAAATGGTAAGTCTTTGGGAATAGTTGACATCCAGGGAATTTTAACAGGAGAGTCAGTGGCAGATGTCCCCCTTGTGGCGGGAGATCATATCATTGTTCCTAATGCAGGCAAGTTCCAACAAGCATTAGTACGTCCTTCTCAAATTACTCCTCAACAGATTCCTCTTTATATCTCCAATCTTACAGATCCAACAGAGGGAAGATTGAATGTGCAAGGAAGCCAACAAAACTCAGTTAACTTTACCTATGGAACTCGTTTTTCGCAAGTAGTGATTGCTGCCCAATGTATTGGAGGAAGTGCAGTAAGCAATGCGGCTCGAACTGCGGTATTAGTACGCTCCGAGCCTGCCATTGGATCGGAAAAAACCTTAGCGATAGCGGTGGAAGATTTATTACAACCATCATTAAACGACCAAAAAAATCCCTTTCTTATGCCCTATGATGGTATTGCTTGCTATGACTCCGATGCCGTCAATTTTAGTAATTTTTGGAAGCTTGTAGGGGATGTCGTTGCCCCATTCAGTCCATTCTTGATATTTTTCAATGGTCGTTAA
- a CDS encoding acyl-CoA dehydrogenase family protein — translation MIDFSWTEEQRQLQQKILEFSRQELNSNLIDLDAQEAFNWEGWRKCGSLKIQGLPIPKEYGGMGADILTTIYALEALGLGCKDNGLIFAINAHLWACSLPILTFGNAEQKQKYLPQLCQGELIGGHAISEPEAGSDVYNLKTVAQKRDDKYILNGVKNWVTNGPVSNLYIVFATVDPSKGKSGISGFIVEANLPGCTLKRKISKMGLRTTQLGELVLEDCEVPAENLLGKEGGGMAIFTHSMEWERGFILSSAIGTMERLLTTCVDYAKKRKQFGQSIGKFQLVSTKLVDMKLRLETSRTLLYKVGWLKKMGKSILMEAAMTKLYISESWVQSCLDAIQIYGGYGYLTEFEIERELRDALGSKLYSGTSEIQRHIIAQFMGLGR, via the coding sequence ATGATAGACTTTTCTTGGACTGAAGAACAACGTCAATTACAGCAAAAAATCCTTGAATTTTCTCGTCAAGAACTCAATAGTAATTTAATAGACTTAGATGCCCAAGAGGCCTTTAATTGGGAGGGGTGGAGAAAATGCGGGAGCTTGAAAATTCAGGGATTGCCAATTCCCAAAGAGTATGGGGGAATGGGTGCAGATATCTTGACGACTATATATGCTTTAGAAGCATTAGGTTTAGGATGTAAAGATAATGGTCTGATTTTTGCAATCAATGCCCATTTATGGGCTTGCTCACTGCCAATTTTAACTTTTGGCAATGCAGAACAGAAACAAAAATATTTGCCCCAACTTTGTCAAGGTGAACTGATAGGAGGCCATGCTATTAGTGAACCAGAAGCAGGATCAGATGTTTATAATCTTAAAACAGTCGCCCAAAAACGAGACGACAAATATATTTTAAATGGGGTTAAAAATTGGGTTACTAATGGACCAGTTTCAAATCTTTACATTGTTTTTGCCACTGTCGATCCATCTAAGGGAAAGTCAGGAATAAGTGGTTTTATTGTCGAAGCAAACTTGCCAGGTTGTACCTTAAAACGAAAAATCTCTAAAATGGGATTACGGACTACTCAATTAGGGGAATTAGTCTTAGAAGATTGTGAAGTTCCTGCGGAAAATTTACTCGGTAAAGAAGGTGGAGGAATGGCTATTTTTACCCATAGTATGGAATGGGAAAGAGGATTTATTCTGTCTAGTGCCATTGGAACGATGGAACGATTACTCACAACTTGTGTTGACTATGCTAAGAAACGAAAACAATTTGGTCAATCTATTGGCAAATTTCAATTAGTTTCTACCAAGCTAGTTGATATGAAGCTAAGACTGGAAACTTCCAGAACCTTGCTTTATAAAGTAGGATGGTTAAAAAAAATGGGTAAGTCTATTTTGATGGAAGCAGCAATGACAAAATTATATATTAGCGAGTCTTGGGTGCAATCTTGTTTAGATGCTATTCAAATTTATGGCGGTTATGGATATTTAACCGAATTTGAAATTGAACGAGAATTAAGAGATGCTCTGGGAAGTAAATTATATTCAGGAACTTCAGAGATTCAACGCCATATTATTGCTCAATTCATGGGACTCGGACGATGA
- a CDS encoding choice-of-anchor I family protein, protein MPLSLVPNPVKQFTLSIIPATLILGAFGTSVNALDLTRLGSFETGQAQGSEIAAYDPTSQRLFVTNGANNRLDIISISDPRNPTKFGEIDLSLFGGGVNSVAVKNGVVAAAVQANIITDPGTVAFFNVNGNPLNSVTVGALPDMLTFTLDGLKVLVANEGEPNEDYTIDPVGSVSIIDLSNGVLNATVNTAGFSAFNSGNLDPNVRIFGPGASIEQDLEPEYIALSPDGQKAFITLQENNAVATLDLASGTITDIVALGFKDHSLPGNGLDASDRDGPGNNGRINIQNWPVFGMYQPDGISAFQVGNQTYYITANEGDARVRPTGDNILPPPNDGEGDIFNEEVRVNSITLDPTAFPNAAILQDNDNLGRLTITNTLGDTDGDGDFDQLYAFGGRSFSIWDDQGNLVFDSGDDFEQITASLFPSIFNANRDATPDSFDSRSDNKGPEPEGVAIGQIGNRLYGFIGLERIGGFMVYDITDPTNPLFVKYQNDTALGDLSPEGVLFISPEDSPTGQSLLVLTNEESGNTSIYSVSTPEPASILGLMMVGLMGGLSRKFSRKSS, encoded by the coding sequence ATGCCATTGTCTTTAGTTCCCAACCCTGTTAAACAGTTTACCTTAAGTATTATTCCAGCTACCTTGATTTTAGGAGCCTTTGGAACTTCAGTTAACGCCTTAGATCTTACCCGTTTAGGTAGTTTTGAAACGGGACAAGCACAAGGCTCAGAAATTGCAGCTTATGATCCAACAAGTCAAAGATTATTTGTTACTAATGGAGCGAATAATCGCTTAGATATTATCAGTATTAGTGATCCAAGAAATCCCACAAAATTCGGTGAAATTGATCTTTCCCTTTTTGGAGGGGGTGTCAATAGTGTTGCTGTAAAAAATGGTGTTGTGGCCGCAGCAGTTCAAGCAAATATAATCACTGATCCTGGTACAGTTGCCTTTTTTAATGTTAATGGAAATCCCCTTAATAGTGTTACAGTAGGGGCATTGCCAGATATGTTAACTTTTACCCTAGATGGGTTGAAAGTTTTGGTTGCTAATGAAGGAGAACCCAATGAAGATTATACCATTGATCCAGTAGGATCAGTTAGTATTATTGATTTATCCAATGGAGTGCTTAATGCAACGGTAAATACTGCAGGTTTTAGTGCTTTCAACAGTGGAAATCTTGATCCTAATGTGCGTATTTTTGGCCCAGGTGCCAGTATAGAACAAGATTTAGAACCAGAGTATATAGCACTTTCTCCTGATGGTCAAAAAGCTTTTATCACTCTCCAAGAAAATAATGCTGTTGCAACTCTTGATCTTGCTAGTGGGACTATTACTGACATTGTAGCACTTGGTTTTAAAGATCACAGTTTACCAGGCAATGGTTTAGACGCTAGTGATAGAGATGGCCCTGGTAATAATGGTCGTATTAATATCCAAAATTGGCCGGTTTTTGGGATGTATCAACCCGATGGCATTAGTGCTTTTCAAGTTGGTAATCAAACCTATTATATCACCGCCAATGAAGGAGATGCCCGTGTTCGTCCCACAGGTGATAATATTTTACCTCCTCCGAATGATGGAGAAGGTGACATTTTTAACGAAGAAGTAAGAGTTAACAGTATTACCCTTGATCCCACTGCTTTTCCTAATGCTGCCATATTACAAGATAATGACAATTTAGGTCGTCTTACTATTACCAATACTCTGGGAGATACTGATGGAGATGGAGATTTTGATCAGCTTTATGCCTTTGGTGGTCGTTCATTTTCAATTTGGGATGATCAAGGTAATTTAGTCTTTGATAGTGGGGATGATTTTGAACAAATTACCGCCTCTTTGTTTCCCTCAATTTTTAATGCTAACCGAGATGCAACCCCCGATAGTTTTGATAGTCGCAGTGATAATAAAGGGCCTGAACCCGAAGGAGTTGCAATAGGACAAATTGGAAATCGTCTCTATGGTTTTATCGGTTTAGAACGCATTGGGGGCTTTATGGTTTATGATATTACCGACCCGACTAATCCTCTATTTGTTAAATACCAAAATGACACGGCATTAGGGGATCTTAGTCCTGAAGGGGTATTATTTATCTCCCCTGAAGATAGTCCCACAGGTCAATCTTTGTTAGTGTTAACCAATGAAGAAAGTGGTAATACGTCTATTTATTCAGTAAGTACCCCGGAACCTGCTTCTATTTTAGGGTTAATGATGGTTGGTTTAATGGGGGGTTTAAGTCGTAAATTTTCCCGTAAGTCTTCATAA
- a CDS encoding DUF1972 domain-containing protein yields the protein MSKNVSILGTRGIPAKYGGFETFAQRLALYLVSKGWKVTVYCQSENKTGEEFWHGVKLVHVSVPKVTPLTSIVFDWKSMVKAASDEGMILVLGYNTAIFSFWCRLKGKITVMNMDGLEWKRQKWKLWQKIWLYVNEKCGCWLANHLIADHPEIKAYLSTMTNAQKISIIPYGAEPILLVDVKILEPYHLLPNQYILLIARPEPENSILEIVSAFSRKRRGFKLVVLGRYVPEDFAYHKKVLESASEEVLFTGAIYERPIVDALRFYTRLYIHGHQVGGTNPSLVEALSAGSPVLAHQNPFNGWVAGQKAHYFKGEEDCAKELEQLLNDDQELERMKKASFQRYHQDFANQTDLQAYEDLFRSFVS from the coding sequence ATGTCCAAGAATGTCTCGATTTTAGGAACTCGTGGCATACCAGCAAAATATGGTGGATTTGAAACTTTTGCCCAACGACTTGCGCTCTATCTTGTGAGTAAAGGATGGAAGGTAACTGTCTATTGTCAATCTGAAAACAAAACAGGGGAGGAATTTTGGCATGGAGTCAAACTCGTTCATGTGTCAGTTCCTAAAGTTACCCCTTTAACTTCCATTGTCTTTGACTGGAAGTCTATGGTAAAAGCTGCGAGTGATGAAGGTATGATCCTTGTCCTTGGCTATAACACGGCTATTTTTAGTTTCTGGTGTCGCCTGAAAGGAAAAATCACTGTGATGAATATGGATGGATTAGAATGGAAACGCCAAAAGTGGAAACTCTGGCAAAAAATTTGGCTATATGTTAATGAAAAATGTGGTTGCTGGTTAGCCAATCATCTTATTGCCGATCACCCAGAAATTAAAGCTTATTTGTCAACCATGACTAATGCTCAAAAAATTAGCATTATTCCTTATGGAGCCGAGCCAATTTTGTTAGTAGATGTGAAGATTTTGGAACCTTATCACCTGCTTCCCAATCAGTATATATTACTGATTGCTCGGCCCGAACCAGAAAACTCAATCCTAGAAATTGTCTCGGCATTTTCAAGAAAAAGACGTGGTTTTAAGTTAGTTGTATTAGGTCGCTATGTCCCTGAAGATTTTGCCTATCATAAAAAGGTATTAGAAAGTGCGAGTGAAGAAGTCCTTTTTACCGGTGCTATTTACGAGCGACCAATTGTCGATGCTTTGCGTTTTTACACAAGGTTGTACATTCACGGCCATCAAGTAGGGGGAACGAATCCCTCATTAGTAGAAGCTCTCAGTGCTGGTTCGCCAGTCCTAGCCCATCAGAATCCGTTTAATGGCTGGGTAGCTGGCCAAAAGGCTCATTATTTCAAAGGAGAGGAAGATTGTGCTAAGGAGCTAGAGCAATTACTAAATGATGACCAAGAATTAGAGAGAATGAAAAAAGCTAGTTTTCAGAGATATCATCAAGATTTTGCCAACCAAACAGATTTGCAAGCTTATGAAGATCTATTCCGCTCTTTTGTGAGCTAA
- a CDS encoding sulfotransferase — protein MTTNLTSSKLRQFFVVGNSRSGTTLMARILGNHSLVFTFEELHFFEELWSTDQKFTIVSQSQALKIMARLLTIQRQGYLTQGNPTDFLEEAQSILETLPQDLNLTDIFLAFLEYESSQHNKSISCEQTPRNVLYIKEILEFYPEARIINMIRDPRDILLSQKNRWKRPFFSKTIPKKEGIRYWINYHPITISKLWNTNILASERYRHDPRVYHLRFEDLLFQPEESVQEICQFLEISYDSELLNVPRVGSSNLSDRPDQNTIDSARAGSWMKGGLTDTEIFICQKINRALMNRKGYDLVVAHPNPGFFLVVLISFPLKLCFALLFSFKRMKNIKETLKRRLMTNH, from the coding sequence ATGACTACCAATTTAACCAGTAGTAAATTACGTCAATTTTTTGTTGTCGGCAACAGTCGAAGTGGCACGACATTAATGGCTCGTATTTTAGGGAATCATTCTTTAGTATTTACGTTTGAAGAGCTACATTTTTTTGAAGAACTTTGGAGTACAGATCAAAAATTTACTATTGTCTCCCAGTCCCAAGCTCTTAAAATTATGGCTCGTTTATTAACAATTCAACGTCAAGGTTATTTAACTCAGGGAAACCCTACAGATTTTCTTGAAGAAGCTCAAAGTATATTAGAAACATTACCTCAAGATTTGAATTTAACAGATATCTTTCTGGCTTTTTTGGAATATGAATCTTCGCAACATAATAAATCAATTTCTTGTGAACAAACCCCTCGAAATGTGTTGTATATAAAAGAAATTCTTGAATTTTATCCAGAGGCTAGAATTATTAACATGATTCGAGATCCTAGAGATATATTACTATCTCAAAAAAATCGGTGGAAACGTCCATTTTTTTCAAAGACAATCCCTAAAAAAGAAGGAATTCGTTATTGGATTAATTATCATCCTATTACCATTAGTAAATTATGGAATACTAATATTTTAGCATCTGAAAGGTATCGGCACGACCCACGGGTTTATCACCTTCGTTTTGAAGATTTATTATTCCAACCCGAAGAATCTGTTCAAGAAATTTGTCAATTTCTTGAAATTAGTTATGATTCAGAGCTATTAAACGTTCCCCGTGTAGGATCTTCCAATCTCTCAGATAGACCCGATCAAAACACGATAGATTCAGCTAGAGCCGGCAGTTGGATGAAAGGTGGACTAACAGATACAGAAATTTTTATCTGTCAAAAAATTAATCGAGCTTTAATGAATAGAAAGGGGTATGATTTAGTTGTCGCTCATCCCAATCCAGGGTTTTTCTTGGTTGTTTTAATATCATTTCCTCTTAAATTATGTTTCGCTTTACTTTTTAGTTTTAAAAGAATGAAAAACATTAAAGAAACCTTGAAAAGACGTTTGATGACAAACCATTGA